The following are encoded together in the Triticum dicoccoides isolate Atlit2015 ecotype Zavitan chromosome 6B, WEW_v2.0, whole genome shotgun sequence genome:
- the LOC119322920 gene encoding zinc finger CCCH domain-containing protein 55-like isoform X1, producing the protein MAGVARKGRSKWDTQEISPDIVEISEDDSPPKNTDDRHKDVIPTQDLTNDNGKRLGESSNLKPDAFLHQGSTEYEQERTDGLNKDVKERQSKASSERSHAPRMAEEGHNNDDWGKLASLEKATGNQAMSRNADDRRRGDGWGTAASRGYSSRVSSGPDAWKQRTRSPSPRGAWNRSRRNRSGSRSRSRERVRGRSRSRSRSPYFDRGSDWRAERGRISGGPSLLCRDFTAGRCRRGLHCRFPHEDGGRRQFDEPYPADSRERYGHQNKDFMDPREPDDYVRSRQPRGHFDEGTWERSEPRRDYRASDQCHEFVKGRCSRGASCRYIHDESASHSGWRDDARETAHVRGGPDSSFGNRTEHRREQKRPCKFFAEGRCRRGETCPYLHEEAPQSQMGPGASDEPPKYSGGRTPRGNYSNWGEETNATHAGSHILSRDDRENPSSQHTARSDTGYGYKNRQLEDAGRDQYQIIPQEEFGSQGRNKPEMAASKQPQFLSPIQTSADSMNNDKVSDMDGLSASATTGNLSMQTGIHAANLLGGQSLSQIAQSQDAVPQTSGAPIHPVTSQQQDATSMLPFNIQPHESNFSLHPNRQDQFSNFSLHPDRQDQFVASQATANNSAPSMQNQPVAAPSMQNQPVAAPYMGHGQHSYTLGSQALPAFNGHNFSVAGQVLQDRPTPFYAGQSQATVDMSNPNQESGTHSMQNTHSFQPVAPNMQAHSQALQGLSGVPSQDTGTQSIQNAHNFQPVAPPYMQSRGQTLQGLSILPSSSSSDKPGAPLVPPNEEEIRRSLTSLAATLIMQPGTGAGLQLPQPILNPSLMASLSAVEPSQWPWAQQQQAGTTQLARSEQQAPQQTLPAPSTAVGSSNGNNPAPQSVGQTAATSVVTAPQAAENKKVEAKAKDSDGEQDGDKNKKGNKEESKALKMFKLALADFVKDALKPTWKEGQLTREVHKTIVKKVVDKVTSTVENTPPTKEKIDVYMSYSKEKLSKLVQAYVGKYVKA; encoded by the exons ATGGCTGGTGTTGCTAGGAAAGGGAGGTCCAAGTGGGACACACAGGAAATTTCTCCTGATATTGTTGAGATCAGTGAAGATGACTCTCCTCCTAAGAATACAGATGATCGCCACAAAGATGTGATCCCTACTCAGGATCTCACTAATGATAATGGAAAGCGACTTGGTGAATCTTCGAACCTAAAACCTGATGCCTTCTTGCACCAAGGCAGTACTGAATACGAGCAGGAACGCACTGATGGGTTAAATAAAGATGTCAAGGAAAGGCAATCTAAAGCGTCATCTGAAAGGTCGCATGCTCCTAGAATGGCTGAAGAGGGGCATAATAATGATGACTGGGGTAAGTTAGCTTCTTTGGAAAAGGCAACTGGTAACCAAGCTATGAGTAGAAATGCTGATGACAGAAGACGTGGAGATGGATGGGGAACAGCTGCTAGCCGTGGTTATTCTTCTAGGGTGTCGTCTGGTCCAGATGCATGGAAGCAGCGCACTCGAAGTCCATCTCCAAGAGGTGCTTGGAACAGGTCACGCAG GAACAGAAGTGGCTCCAGAAGCAGGAGTAGAGAGCGAGTTAGAGGGAGAAGCAGAAGTCGAAGCCGGAGTCCTTATTTTGACCGTGGATCTGATTGGAGGGCTGAGAGAGGCAGAATATCTGGAGGGCCTTCTTTGCTCTGCAGAGATTTTACAGCTGGTAGATGCAGAAGAGGCTTGCATTGCAGGTTTCCTCATGAAGATGGTGGGCGAAGGCAGTTTGACGAGCCTTATCCCGCAGACTCGAGGGAAAGGTATGGCCATCAGAACAAGGATTTCATGGATCCACGAGAACCAGATGACTATGTACGGAGCAGGCAACCTCGAGGTCATTTTGATGAAGGTACTTGGGAAAGATCTGAACCCCGAAGAGATTACAGGGCTTCTGATCAATGCCATGAGTTTGTCAAAGGAAGGTGCAGCAGAGGTgcaagttgcagatatattcatgATGAGTCCGCTTCTCATTctggatggagagatgatgctaggGAAACAGCTCATGTGAGAGGTGGTCCTGATTCATCCTTTGGGAATAGGACAGAGCACCGTAGAGAACAAAAAAGGCCCTGTAAATTTTTTGCTGAAGGTCGCTGCCGTCGTGGTGAAACTTGTCCATATCTCCATGAGGAAGCTCCCCAGAGTCAAATGGGTCCAGGTGCATCTGATGAGCCTCCAAAATACAGTGGTGGGCGCACACCAAGAGGAAATTATTCAAATTGGGGCGAAGAAACTAATGCCACACATGCAGGTTCTCATATTTTATCCAGAGATGACAGGGAAAACCCTAGTTCTCAGCATACTGCCAGAAGTGATACTGGATATGGGTACAAAAACCGGCAATTGGAAGATGCTGGAAGGGATCAGTACCAGATAATTCCTCAGGAGGAATTTGGTTCACAAGGGCGAAACAAACCTGAAATGGCTGCTTCAAAACAGCCACAGTTTCTAAGTCCTATCCAAACAAGTGCAGATAGCATGAACAATGACAAGGTATCTGACATGGATGGTCTAAGTGCATCTGCTACCACTGGCAATTTGAGTATGCAAACTGGGATACATGCTGCTAATCTTTTAGGTGGGCAGAGCTTGAGCCAAATAGCGCAGAGCCAAGATGCAGTTCCTCAAACTTCTGGGGCACCAATTCATCCAGTCACAAGCCAGCAGCAGGATGCTACATCCATGTTGCCTTTTAATATCCAACCGCATGAAAGCAACTTCTCATTACATCCGAACAGGCAAGACCAGTTTAGCAACTTCTCATTACATCCAGACAGGCAAGATCAATTTGTAGCTTCTCAGGCAACTGCAAATAACTCAGCTCCTAGCATGCAGAATCAGCCAGTAGCAGCTCCTAGCATGCAGAATCAGCCAGTAGCAGCTCCTTATATGGGACACGGCCAACACAGCTACACTCTAGGTTCACAGGCATTGCCTGCATTTAATGGACATAATTTCAGTGTTGCTGGTCAAGTTCTGCAAGATCGCCCAACGCCTTTCTATGCTGGGCAGAGTCAGGCAACTGTTGACATGTCCAATCCTAACCAAGAGAGTGGTACTCACAGCATGCAAAACACACATAGTTTCCAGCCCGTTGCTCCAAATATGCAAGCTCACAGTCAAGCCTTGCAGGGGCTATCTGGAGTGCCTAGCCAAGATACCGGTACCCAAAGCATACAGAACGCACACAATTTCCAGCCCGTTGCTCCTCCATATATGCAAAGCCGGGGTCAAACCTTGCAGGGTTTATCGATATTGCCAAGCTCCAGCTCATCTGATAAGCCTGGTGCTCCCCTTGTTCCTCCTAATGAGGAAGAAATTCGCCGTTCATTAACATCTCTGGCGGCAACCCTCATAATGCAGCCTGGTACAGGTGCTGGACTACAGTTGCCCCAGCCTATTCTGAATCCGAGCTTGATGGCCAGTTTGTCAGCTGTTGAACCCAGTCAGTGGCCTTGGGCACAGCAGCAACAGGCAGGAACGACCCAACTCGCGCGGTCTGAACAGCAAGCTCCCCAGCAGACATTGCCGGCACCATCTACGGCAGTTGGTAGTAGTAATGGCAACAACCCAGCGCCCCAGTCGGTCGGTCAGACCGCTGCGACATCAGTGGTTACTGCGCCACAGGCTGCAGAAAATAAGAAAGTAGAGGCCAAAGCCAAAGATAGCGATGGCGAGCAAGATGGTGACAAGAATAAAAAGGGCAACAAGGAGGAGTCCAAGGCGCTGAAGATGTTCAAACTCGCGCTCGCAGACTTTGTGAAGGACGCGCTCAAACCTACCTGGAAAGAGGGCCAGCTGACCAGGGAGGTTCACAAGACCATCGTGAAGAAGGTCGTCGACAAAGTCACGAGCACGGTCGAGAACACCCCTCCAACAAAAGAGAAGATCGATGTCTACATGTCCTACTCAAAGGAAAAACTGAGCAAACTTGTACAG GCGTATGTCGGCAAGTATGTCAAGGCGTAG
- the LOC119322920 gene encoding zinc finger CCCH domain-containing protein 55-like isoform X2 produces the protein MAGVARKGRSKWDTQEISPDIVEISEDDSPPKNTDDRHKDVIPTQDLTNDNGKRLGESSNLKPDAFLHQGSTEYEQERTDGLNKDVKERQSKASSERSHAPRMAEEGHNNDDWGKLASLEKATGNQAMSRNADDRRRGDGWGTAASRGYSSRVSSGPDAWKQRTRSPSPRGTEVAPEAGVESELEGEAEVEAGVLILTVDLIGGLREAEYLEGLLCSAEILQLVDAEEACIAGFLMKMVGEGSLTSLIPQTRGKGMAIRTRISWIHENQMTMYGAGNLEVILMKVLGKDLNPEEITGLLINAMSLSKEGAAEVQVADIFMMSPLLILDGEMMLGKQLMTEHRREQKRPCKFFAEGRCRRGETCPYLHEEAPQSQMGPGASDEPPKYSGGRTPRGNYSNWGEETNATHAGSHILSRDDRENPSSQHTARSDTGYGYKNRQLEDAGRDQYQIIPQEEFGSQGRNKPEMAASKQPQFLSPIQTSADSMNNDKVSDMDGLSASATTGNLSMQTGIHAANLLGGQSLSQIAQSQDAVPQTSGAPIHPVTSQQQDATSMLPFNIQPHESNFSLHPNRQDQFSNFSLHPDRQDQFVASQATANNSAPSMQNQPVAAPSMQNQPVAAPYMGHGQHSYTLGSQALPAFNGHNFSVAGQVLQDRPTPFYAGQSQATVDMSNPNQESGTHSMQNTHSFQPVAPNMQAHSQALQGLSGVPSQDTGTQSIQNAHNFQPVAPPYMQSRGQTLQGLSILPSSSSSDKPGAPLVPPNEEEIRRSLTSLAATLIMQPGTGAGLQLPQPILNPSLMASLSAVEPSQWPWAQQQQAGTTQLARSEQQAPQQTLPAPSTAVGSSNGNNPAPQSVGQTAATSVVTAPQAAENKKVEAKAKDSDGEQDGDKNKKGNKEESKALKMFKLALADFVKDALKPTWKEGQLTREVHKTIVKKVVDKVTSTVENTPPTKEKIDVYMSYSKEKLSKLVQAYVGKYVKA, from the exons ATGGCTGGTGTTGCTAGGAAAGGGAGGTCCAAGTGGGACACACAGGAAATTTCTCCTGATATTGTTGAGATCAGTGAAGATGACTCTCCTCCTAAGAATACAGATGATCGCCACAAAGATGTGATCCCTACTCAGGATCTCACTAATGATAATGGAAAGCGACTTGGTGAATCTTCGAACCTAAAACCTGATGCCTTCTTGCACCAAGGCAGTACTGAATACGAGCAGGAACGCACTGATGGGTTAAATAAAGATGTCAAGGAAAGGCAATCTAAAGCGTCATCTGAAAGGTCGCATGCTCCTAGAATGGCTGAAGAGGGGCATAATAATGATGACTGGGGTAAGTTAGCTTCTTTGGAAAAGGCAACTGGTAACCAAGCTATGAGTAGAAATGCTGATGACAGAAGACGTGGAGATGGATGGGGAACAGCTGCTAGCCGTGGTTATTCTTCTAGGGTGTCGTCTGGTCCAGATGCATGGAAGCAGCGCACTCGAAGTCCATCTCCAAGAG GAACAGAAGTGGCTCCAGAAGCAGGAGTAGAGAGCGAGTTAGAGGGAGAAGCAGAAGTCGAAGCCGGAGTCCTTATTTTGACCGTGGATCTGATTGGAGGGCTGAGAGAGGCAGAATATCTGGAGGGCCTTCTTTGCTCTGCAGAGATTTTACAGCTGGTAGATGCAGAAGAGGCTTGCATTGCAGGTTTCCTCATGAAGATGGTGGGCGAAGGCAGTTTGACGAGCCTTATCCCGCAGACTCGAGGGAAAGGTATGGCCATCAGAACAAGGATTTCATGGATCCACGAGAACCAGATGACTATGTACGGAGCAGGCAACCTCGAGGTCATTTTGATGAAGGTACTTGGGAAAGATCTGAACCCCGAAGAGATTACAGGGCTTCTGATCAATGCCATGAGTTTGTCAAAGGAAGGTGCAGCAGAGGTgcaagttgcagatatattcatgATGAGTCCGCTTCTCATTctggatggagagatgatgctaggGAAACAGCTCAT GACAGAGCACCGTAGAGAACAAAAAAGGCCCTGTAAATTTTTTGCTGAAGGTCGCTGCCGTCGTGGTGAAACTTGTCCATATCTCCATGAGGAAGCTCCCCAGAGTCAAATGGGTCCAGGTGCATCTGATGAGCCTCCAAAATACAGTGGTGGGCGCACACCAAGAGGAAATTATTCAAATTGGGGCGAAGAAACTAATGCCACACATGCAGGTTCTCATATTTTATCCAGAGATGACAGGGAAAACCCTAGTTCTCAGCATACTGCCAGAAGTGATACTGGATATGGGTACAAAAACCGGCAATTGGAAGATGCTGGAAGGGATCAGTACCAGATAATTCCTCAGGAGGAATTTGGTTCACAAGGGCGAAACAAACCTGAAATGGCTGCTTCAAAACAGCCACAGTTTCTAAGTCCTATCCAAACAAGTGCAGATAGCATGAACAATGACAAGGTATCTGACATGGATGGTCTAAGTGCATCTGCTACCACTGGCAATTTGAGTATGCAAACTGGGATACATGCTGCTAATCTTTTAGGTGGGCAGAGCTTGAGCCAAATAGCGCAGAGCCAAGATGCAGTTCCTCAAACTTCTGGGGCACCAATTCATCCAGTCACAAGCCAGCAGCAGGATGCTACATCCATGTTGCCTTTTAATATCCAACCGCATGAAAGCAACTTCTCATTACATCCGAACAGGCAAGACCAGTTTAGCAACTTCTCATTACATCCAGACAGGCAAGATCAATTTGTAGCTTCTCAGGCAACTGCAAATAACTCAGCTCCTAGCATGCAGAATCAGCCAGTAGCAGCTCCTAGCATGCAGAATCAGCCAGTAGCAGCTCCTTATATGGGACACGGCCAACACAGCTACACTCTAGGTTCACAGGCATTGCCTGCATTTAATGGACATAATTTCAGTGTTGCTGGTCAAGTTCTGCAAGATCGCCCAACGCCTTTCTATGCTGGGCAGAGTCAGGCAACTGTTGACATGTCCAATCCTAACCAAGAGAGTGGTACTCACAGCATGCAAAACACACATAGTTTCCAGCCCGTTGCTCCAAATATGCAAGCTCACAGTCAAGCCTTGCAGGGGCTATCTGGAGTGCCTAGCCAAGATACCGGTACCCAAAGCATACAGAACGCACACAATTTCCAGCCCGTTGCTCCTCCATATATGCAAAGCCGGGGTCAAACCTTGCAGGGTTTATCGATATTGCCAAGCTCCAGCTCATCTGATAAGCCTGGTGCTCCCCTTGTTCCTCCTAATGAGGAAGAAATTCGCCGTTCATTAACATCTCTGGCGGCAACCCTCATAATGCAGCCTGGTACAGGTGCTGGACTACAGTTGCCCCAGCCTATTCTGAATCCGAGCTTGATGGCCAGTTTGTCAGCTGTTGAACCCAGTCAGTGGCCTTGGGCACAGCAGCAACAGGCAGGAACGACCCAACTCGCGCGGTCTGAACAGCAAGCTCCCCAGCAGACATTGCCGGCACCATCTACGGCAGTTGGTAGTAGTAATGGCAACAACCCAGCGCCCCAGTCGGTCGGTCAGACCGCTGCGACATCAGTGGTTACTGCGCCACAGGCTGCAGAAAATAAGAAAGTAGAGGCCAAAGCCAAAGATAGCGATGGCGAGCAAGATGGTGACAAGAATAAAAAGGGCAACAAGGAGGAGTCCAAGGCGCTGAAGATGTTCAAACTCGCGCTCGCAGACTTTGTGAAGGACGCGCTCAAACCTACCTGGAAAGAGGGCCAGCTGACCAGGGAGGTTCACAAGACCATCGTGAAGAAGGTCGTCGACAAAGTCACGAGCACGGTCGAGAACACCCCTCCAACAAAAGAGAAGATCGATGTCTACATGTCCTACTCAAAGGAAAAACTGAGCAAACTTGTACAG GCGTATGTCGGCAAGTATGTCAAGGCGTAG